GTACGCAgggtattaaaaagaaaaccagcgATGGCTTGTGTCACAGTAATAACAAAACCATTCTGGTGATGTCTAAATAAAATCTCCACTAACAGGGAGCTTCACAGCCgcaggagagctgggaggaaagagaaaagctgtaGAAGACAGTTATTTGGGTCTGTGTTCTGGATGTTATGCACAATACCCAAAGGACAGGGTAAGGAAAGGGATTGTAAGcaatttttagtatttttcacttcagttaATCCCTGTGTGCTAGGATGTGATTGAGTTTGAAAACGTGAATGCTCAGGAGCTCTGTGTACAAATGCTGATTAGAAAGACAAAGTCCATTGGGTCAACCTATGCATATGTTCTGTAATCAAGTCTTGGATCTGATGAGGCAGAAAGAGAATCAAAGACCACAATGTGGAGAACAACAAAGGTTAAATGTAAAAGTATGTTTATTCTAGGCAGTAAGACATAGTCTCTCTGGCTCCGTGGAAATACTGGAAGTCAACTGACTTCAAGGAAGGAAATTTAGAGTGGCTAAAAGATTACTAAGTAGAAGAAAGGAGATGCTTaaaactgtagaaaacaaattccaaaaggagctttgttttaaacactACTGTCTCAAAGAAGTTTAGTAATCTCTCCTGGTATGGATTCTCAAAAttatgcttgaaaaaaaaaaaaattaagccctttctgttttccacGTATGGCGTCAGGATTAAGTAGATGACATTATAGGTGTGgggatgttttattttctggttatGTTACGTGGCTTGGTAAAGACAAATCTTTCCTCCTTACTATTGCTGTGATGCAAATACATGCTGTGTTGACTCTTGAACACCTCTTGTCTAGGTGATGTACCTCTTAAGGAAATTGTTGATCCTGCTAAAAGAACAGCCTGGATATCCCAACAGGTGGACCTTGCCAAAAAGCAGTATATGGATGGAATTAATATAGATATAGAGCAAGAAGTCAATGAAACCTCCCCTGAGTATTATGCATTGACAGAGCTTGTTAAAGAAACTACAGATGCTTTTCACAGAGAGATTCCAGGATCACAggtaataaaaatgtacttcatACAAACATTGAGTTTAACTTCATGAAACACATGGAGTTTTGAGAATGCTGTTTAGcatatgaatatgaaaaaaaaaatgcaaatcaaaaGCATGATACTATTATCAGTGGTTAATTATGAATGTTAGCTATGATATTCCATCATAAAAATCACTCTGACCTACGTGAATTTAAATGGCAGAAGGGTTTCGTTGAGATTTGCAGGTACGGTGTTACTGCcctgctgggggagctgccagTTACTAGTATGGCTTAAGGACTCTTTCAAAGTAGGGCCTTCTGGTGAAAAAGCTTCCTAATGTTTTAGTAAGCTGGTTATTGATGTTTTAAAGATTTGCATTATGCTTCTTGTTTTTGATCAGATGGTTTTCATGTTACAATTTCTttggtgttttaaaattatgtggTAAATAGTGAAATAACTCAGGAAAACAGCATCTTAGGCCTTGAATTCACTAACAATGGCAGCTTATTACCTGATGTTTGCTTTATCAGCTGAGCATCTGATACATATATACTTCATTGGTATCACCATGTGCTGAACATTCTGCAACCTTAGAGAAATACTCTTTAAAAGTTACAGCTCTTTAACCATAAAACAAGAGTGCCTAAGTGCCATACATGATActaacatgcatttttctttcaggtaaCATTTGATGTGGCTTGGTCCCCTGCATGCATAGATAAAAGGTGCTACAACTACACTGGGATTGCAGATGCCTGTGATTTCTTATTTGTGATGTCTTACGATGAACAGAGCCAGATCTGGACCGATTGTGTTGCAAAAGCCAATGCTCCTTACCTTCAGACTTTAAGTGGTAAGGACAGAATGCCTCTTCAGAAAttggaatatttctttttgtttgtatgaATGGTTAGAAAAGATTGTCTTTTCTTAGATGTGTTTTTATTAAGGTTTTGTAGTAGCCTCAAATAACGTGTTGTTCTGGTGGGAAACCAGTATTGCAGATCCCTATGACACCACGGATAGACTTTTAGCAGCTGTGTGTTCCTACTTGTAAAGTTGTCGTCTCGCCCTTATGATTGTGAAAAACACTTAGAATGACAAAAGGCAGCCAAAGCAAAGGTGTCTGCCTGGGCTTGCAAAGAACCTGCAACATTTGTCTCATCCTTGTGAACCATGCCAGTTCCTTTGAAGCTGTAGCTTCCTTTGGCAAGTGTGGGTTTAAACGGTCTCTTGTGTGCATTcccatctttcttttcagctggTACAGCTGTTCATGCACATTCACAGTGAGTTGGATTAGGGAACTGacagtcttaaaaataagaCTACAAGAGGgtggttattttaaatttggatCAGTTCTCTGATTTGCTTTCCTACATAGACCCACAAGGAGCTGTCAGCACAGGTGAGCTGAGAGGCAAATGAGAATGAATCCTGATTAAAATAGCACTTagtgtttttcttgctttctaagAAATACCTATTGATGAAGTTTGAATTATTGTAAATATGTCAGTGCTTATCAGCACTGTTGCAAAAGCTGCTATGGACAACTGAATGTGTGAGCAAATCTATAGGATCTGAATAGAGCAAATATAGGACCGTGTGGGTGGGAGGTAAAGAACTTGCACTTTAGTTTCTGTCCAAGGATCATGTATGACCTTTGCTGGCTCTGGCTGTAGATTAGTTGCAAGAatataaaacatggaaaaatgcaataattcattttatttcctacaaAACTAGGATATGAAGAGTACATTACTATGGGCATTGATCCTAAGAAGCTTGTGATGGGCGTCCCCTGGTATGGCTATGATTATGTCTGCCTAAATTTATCTGAGGTAAGATAAAGATTATTCATTTGCAGTCATActgttaatctttttttccttggaaggAGCCAGCTAGATGTTAGTGATCCTGTTTGTGGATTAGGAAATTCTGTTGTCTGACGGTAAGAGCTTAAAACTGGTACTCAAGACTTTTCCTTGGCTGATAACTGATGAGCAGTGTGTTACCAAACAGGGCTTTTTATCTCCCCCTAGGCAACCTGAACCCTATAATACCCAAGCACCATATTTCACTGAGGAGCTATAGATGTTATCTGTATGAGAAGAGGTGATGTCCAAAGGCACTACAACACTTTTATCTGCCTTCTCAACAGTGATTAAGCTCACTGCTTAAAGATCAGGTGtaacaaacaacagcaaaactatGACTGTTAAAGTAGAGCAGTATATGGATAAATCATGGAGTCTTAAAAGACATTACACTTAAGAAAAATCTGAGAGGGAATTAAAAGTGGAAGCGGAAAAGATAAGACAATTGTGTAGGTTGAATGAGGACAATCCAATCCTGTGGTACTACAATTTgaacaaaatctgtttaattTACTTCTGTTTGGAAGTAGCATGTCTAGCACAGATAGTTGAAGATTTGGGGGTTTTGTGACTTTGTTCTTGGCTGTACTGCTATTTTGGAGTTCAGTATATCTACATAATGTTAAACTCCTGtactctgtgttttttttttccaggatcaTGTTTGTTCCCTTTCCAAAATACCTTTCCGTGGGGCTCCTTGCAGTGATGCTGCAGGGCGTCAGGTCCCCTACAGAGCAATAATGAAGCAGGTGAACAGTTCTATTTCAGGGGTGCTATGGAATGAGGTACAGAAGTCTCCGTTTTATGAATACAAGGTATGTGTCCCTTTACAAGACACCATGCATGTTGTGGACATGTGTTTATGAACCATAGTTCTTTGATTATAAAGTTTTCAGAGTtggatttttcagtttgtttcctacttttttttttcatgtagtaAAAGATGGCCAGATTTTCATCTCTTGAATTTCTTCGTCTGAAAATGGGGTGCAGTGACTGAATGCTACAGGAGTAGTACAGTTTTTCATTGCTCCACAATTTTCTTGAGGGGAAATTTGTAATGTCAAAAAGGGTGTTTTGGCCAAAGAAATCCTGTAGCTTCATTCTTCACTGTTACAGTTTTCTGATGTTGATGACTGATTTAAACTAA
This Cygnus olor isolate bCygOlo1 chromosome 8, bCygOlo1.pri.v2, whole genome shotgun sequence DNA region includes the following protein-coding sequences:
- the CTBS gene encoding di-N-acetylchitobiase isoform X1, with product MGRPRDGWLLPLGLLQLLGGAGAAACPCREPRLCRPVTGTGGPEVFVFDVGKNAWKSYDWSKITTVAAFGKYDPELMCYAHSKGARVVLKGDVPLKEIVDPAKRTAWISQQVDLAKKQYMDGINIDIEQEVNETSPEYYALTELVKETTDAFHREIPGSQVTFDVAWSPACIDKRCYNYTGIADACDFLFVMSYDEQSQIWTDCVAKANAPYLQTLSGYEEYITMGIDPKKLVMGVPWYGYDYVCLNLSEDHVCSLSKIPFRGAPCSDAAGRQVPYRAIMKQVNSSISGVLWNEVQKSPFYEYKDSLGQFHQVWFDDPRSISLKAAYVKNRGLRGIGMWNGNSLDYSREAAAEQQTKAMWQALTPYWETNRVIAQHQKHYDDDCQGEDLSI
- the CTBS gene encoding di-N-acetylchitobiase isoform X2; translated protein: MGRPRDGWLLPLGLLQLLGGAGAAACPCREPRLCRPVTGTGGPEVFVFDVGKNAWKSYDWSKITTVAAFGKYDPELMCYAHSKGARVVLKGDVPLKEIVDPAKRTAWISQQVDLAKKQYMDGINIDIEQEVNETSPEYYALTELVKETTDAFHREIPGSQVTFDVAWSPACIDKRCYNYTGIADACDFLFVMSYDEQSQIWTDCVAKANAPYLQTLSGYEEYITMGIDPKKLVMGVPWYGYDYVCLNLSEDHVCSLSKIPFRGAPCSDAAGRQVPYRAIMKQVNSSISGVLWNEVQKSPFYEYKDSLGQFHQVWFDDPRSISLKAAYVKNRGLRGIGMWNGNSLDYSREAAAEQQTKAMWQALTP